Proteins encoded in a region of the Paenibacillus pedocola genome:
- a CDS encoding PhzF family phenazine biosynthesis protein, whose translation MSGVTVYHVDAFSREAGMGNPAGVVLNAGELTEKQMQSIAEQVGFNETAFLLPSDQADMRIRYFTPGHEVNLCGHATIATIYAMKTKGLLGDQSGITIETKAGILPVHIKEDHSNQILITMQQAAPEFMPFNGSPADLAACLGLWAEDIDPRFPIMYGSTGLWTLLLPIRSLAAFKRMSPDNNRFPDILKELPHASLHPFCLETYAAEADMHGRHFSSPYSGTIEDPVTGTASGVMGAYYAKYIRPDQEHLELLIEQGQEIGRNGSVRVTVNTNGQEVAITGTAVFAGELSIQIKE comes from the coding sequence ATGAGCGGGGTAACAGTATATCATGTGGATGCTTTTAGTAGAGAGGCGGGTATGGGGAATCCGGCAGGGGTCGTTTTGAACGCAGGTGAACTCACAGAGAAACAAATGCAGTCAATCGCCGAACAAGTGGGATTTAATGAAACGGCCTTCCTGCTGCCTTCTGACCAGGCGGATATGAGAATCCGTTATTTTACACCTGGCCATGAAGTCAACCTCTGCGGTCACGCCACTATTGCCACCATCTATGCTATGAAAACCAAAGGACTTCTGGGTGATCAATCCGGAATAACAATTGAAACAAAAGCCGGCATTTTGCCCGTTCACATTAAAGAGGATCACTCCAATCAAATTCTTATTACCATGCAGCAGGCAGCACCGGAGTTCATGCCTTTCAACGGCTCACCTGCCGACTTGGCCGCCTGTCTTGGTCTTTGGGCGGAGGATATCGATCCACGCTTTCCTATAATGTATGGAAGCACGGGGTTATGGACGCTTCTGCTTCCTATTCGTTCTCTCGCTGCCTTCAAACGAATGTCACCGGATAATAACCGCTTCCCTGATATTTTAAAGGAACTGCCGCATGCTTCCCTGCATCCTTTTTGCCTGGAAACCTATGCTGCTGAGGCGGACATGCATGGCCGGCACTTCTCTTCCCCTTACTCAGGCACCATTGAAGATCCGGTAACAGGAACCGCCTCCGGCGTAATGGGTGCATATTATGCCAAATACATCCGGCCGGATCAGGAACATCTGGAACTGCTCATTGAGCAAGGACAGGAGATCGGACGCAATGGCAGCGTTAGGGTAACAGTGAATACAAACGGTCAGGAGGTCGCAATTACGGGCACCGCCGTTTTTGCCGGGGAGCTGAGCATTCAGATTAAGGAATGA
- a CDS encoding DUF4179 domain-containing protein → MINSREERAMLSDAARVQRHIQAGQSNSDLTIAVQSGMERGIRNSKRFTLTTGSLFGLAAAAVIAIVLFIIPIIHEEPRTAVFPQTVNWGELESFKEFNTYDINSTTLESAIRNDYIQLINKSAEIQGYRITLNAVTADENRILILYTATTEADQEVYNVSSSRILNTRTRSYLTSAGGMGAHDKVLGQDNYHKFYGKTEFELDRSKPFPEELQAEFQIASVDPGKMDDPKTGTILADMHYSPRLKISFTLDSKFKKTVTRILYPDKTVILDGHEVVLSKLELSPLMISARFTLKNPDENSWEVRLKINEASLRTVIKSKTEDGALEMPMVSGGGTEDGFERVYASNLLDNPESLILELTTKTSNEAVKLRINLSK, encoded by the coding sequence ATGATTAACAGCAGAGAAGAGCGGGCCATGCTATCGGATGCGGCCCGTGTTCAGCGGCACATTCAAGCGGGACAAAGCAACAGTGACTTAACAATTGCGGTTCAGAGCGGAATGGAGCGGGGCATCCGGAATAGTAAACGGTTTACTCTAACGACAGGCTCTTTGTTCGGGTTGGCAGCTGCCGCAGTAATCGCTATTGTGCTGTTTATAATCCCTATAATACACGAAGAACCCCGGACAGCGGTGTTCCCGCAAACTGTCAATTGGGGAGAACTGGAGTCCTTTAAGGAATTCAATACTTATGATATTAATTCAACAACTTTAGAATCAGCAATCCGCAATGACTACATCCAGCTGATCAACAAAAGTGCTGAAATACAGGGCTACAGGATAACACTGAACGCAGTAACGGCAGATGAGAATAGAATCCTCATTCTGTATACTGCCACAACGGAAGCAGACCAGGAGGTCTACAACGTCAGCAGCAGCAGGATTTTGAATACCCGGACCCGAAGTTACCTGACGTCAGCCGGTGGCATGGGTGCTCATGACAAAGTGTTGGGTCAGGACAATTATCATAAATTTTATGGAAAAACCGAATTTGAATTGGACCGGAGCAAGCCTTTTCCGGAGGAACTGCAGGCGGAGTTTCAGATTGCTTCTGTAGACCCGGGCAAGATGGACGATCCCAAGACTGGCACCATCCTTGCGGATATGCATTACTCGCCAAGACTCAAGATCAGCTTCACACTGGATTCCAAGTTTAAAAAGACGGTGACCCGAATTCTTTATCCGGATAAGACCGTCATCCTTGATGGTCATGAAGTCGTACTTAGTAAGCTTGAATTGTCCCCGTTAATGATATCTGCACGGTTCACTCTAAAGAACCCGGATGAGAACAGCTGGGAAGTACGGCTGAAGATTAATGAGGCTTCTCTCAGAACTGTGATAAAGTCCAAGACTGAGGATGGCGCACTGGAGATGCCTATGGTTTCAGGAGGCGGAACAGAGGACGGGTTTGAGAGAGTGTATGCCAGTAATCTGTTGGATAATCCGGAATCTCTCATACTGGAGCTTACGACAAAAACAAGTAATGAAGCAGTGAAGCTGAGAATTAACCTTTCAAAATAG
- a CDS encoding YncE family protein, translating to MNRRYRKSLAFFIIIVLGITSVLPFGFANSTAHALGTVVSETSLDPGSRLASMKLDERRGYLYAVSRETNELLFINKDSMQIDKRLIVGKSPEGMDMVDNRLYVALSGSTFIAVVNLDTGAIKARIPTKVKPSQVAVDGNSLYYSNNDQGSKVYRKDLRTGEERVVENNISRPSLVVNRKTHKLYATETEIFSDLLTVFDTATGVKQAQVEPDGNDFSNVVVNDGELYFGSLRLNPDKLSTISTTPGEIRAVDDAYIYSDIGIYTKDEGINVLKFANDFIMTTFMEVDHNHTIYSYNKWTSLLSKTSYNLPIDSAAIEYSDSTNRITFNRNLNAWAIGKDEKYLYAVSKESNRLLQINSVSFKVVADRYIGSQPSDVDIHNGVIYVSLNGSTHLARIDTLGESNFMAPVTQLEIGIHTTDIAAGNGKVYYANGNYWHAVGEFDDAYSNFPQSYNNPSLSMNRDKSLLYIGETDFSVSNLYSLDTKTNTVLQHTNGGNGYGSKVVIPDGEYVYYAGQRFAADDLSKRYGVYKDGPDPAELLFARGKQVLGSTAVYNRDTFEPVNHLPFTASYGYFKKDGTILLYSGNGPQFALYKFDSLEDMQKEVRIALRPAAAYFQDDDGDSQSIEGKLNIYPGMATLNAINYRIGYYDEDDKPIGFFGSEFVNSREKLSDGT from the coding sequence ATGAACCGTCGTTATAGAAAAAGCTTGGCTTTTTTTATCATCATTGTGTTGGGTATCACAAGTGTACTGCCGTTTGGATTTGCGAATTCTACTGCCCATGCATTGGGAACGGTTGTTTCGGAGACTTCCCTTGACCCTGGTTCGAGGCTGGCAAGCATGAAGCTGGATGAACGCAGAGGTTATTTATACGCTGTGTCGCGTGAAACCAATGAACTGCTTTTTATCAATAAAGATTCAATGCAGATCGATAAAAGACTAATTGTCGGCAAAAGTCCTGAAGGCATGGATATGGTAGATAACAGACTCTATGTCGCTCTGAGTGGTTCAACTTTTATCGCGGTAGTCAACCTGGATACAGGGGCAATAAAAGCTAGGATCCCGACAAAAGTGAAGCCCTCCCAGGTCGCAGTTGACGGAAATAGCCTCTACTATTCTAATAATGATCAGGGGAGTAAGGTTTACCGTAAAGATTTAAGAACGGGTGAAGAGAGGGTAGTTGAAAATAATATTTCACGGCCTTCACTGGTAGTTAACAGGAAGACTCACAAACTCTACGCTACAGAAACGGAAATATTCAGTGATCTGCTTACAGTATTTGACACCGCTACTGGAGTCAAGCAAGCTCAAGTGGAGCCGGATGGGAATGACTTTTCTAATGTGGTGGTGAATGACGGGGAACTTTATTTTGGATCACTCCGGCTTAATCCTGATAAATTGTCCACAATTTCCACCACTCCTGGCGAGATCCGGGCTGTGGATGATGCCTACATCTATAGTGATATCGGAATATATACCAAGGATGAAGGCATAAATGTCTTAAAGTTCGCTAATGACTTCATAATGACAACCTTTATGGAAGTAGATCATAACCATACTATTTACAGCTACAATAAATGGACTTCCCTACTGTCTAAGACAAGCTATAATCTCCCGATTGATTCTGCAGCAATTGAATATAGTGACAGTACTAACCGGATTACATTCAACCGGAACCTCAATGCCTGGGCTATAGGGAAAGATGAGAAGTATCTGTATGCTGTATCCAAAGAGAGTAACCGGCTGCTGCAGATCAACAGTGTATCGTTTAAAGTGGTAGCAGACCGCTATATAGGTTCGCAGCCATCGGATGTGGATATCCATAACGGAGTAATCTATGTTTCACTAAATGGAAGTACACATCTTGCCAGGATCGATACTTTGGGCGAGAGCAATTTTATGGCTCCGGTCACTCAACTTGAAATTGGCATACATACTACGGATATAGCTGCAGGAAATGGAAAAGTTTATTATGCTAATGGAAACTATTGGCATGCTGTTGGTGAATTTGATGACGCGTACAGCAATTTTCCGCAGTCTTACAACAATCCTTCACTTTCAATGAATAGGGATAAATCGCTATTATATATCGGTGAAACCGATTTTTCAGTCAGCAATCTGTATAGTCTGGATACAAAAACAAATACCGTCTTGCAGCATACAAATGGCGGGAATGGTTACGGATCAAAAGTAGTGATTCCTGACGGAGAATATGTATATTACGCTGGACAGCGGTTTGCTGCCGATGATCTGAGCAAGAGATACGGAGTTTATAAGGACGGGCCCGATCCGGCCGAGTTGTTGTTTGCCAGGGGGAAACAAGTCTTAGGGTCAACCGCTGTTTATAATAGGGATACTTTTGAACCGGTCAATCATTTACCCTTTACGGCATCCTATGGATATTTTAAAAAGGACGGAACCATTTTGCTGTATTCGGGTAACGGTCCCCAGTTTGCTTTATATAAATTTGACAGCCTCGAGGATATGCAGAAAGAAGTGCGCATTGCTTTACGTCCTGCAGCGGCCTATTTTCAAGATGATGACGGGGATTCTCAGTCCATTGAAGGGAAACTCAACATTTATCCTGGAATGGCTACGCTAAATGCTATAAATTACCGGATTGGTTATTACGATGAAGACGATAAGCCTATAGGATTTTTCGGTTCTGAATTTGTTAATTCACGGGAAAAGCTGTCTGACGGTACATAG
- a CDS encoding sigma-70 family RNA polymerase sigma factor gives MTMPGVEMKRLTGAASGEELQFYEAVMEHSDKLYQIAYSYLGNKTDALEAVQETTCRAWIKRKALKDPRAFRAWIIRILIYVCIDEQRRRKRSVPTPDEFMQEPVTENDTGRMDMLSALEQVKSKYRHVLLLKYYNDMTLGDIAELLNKPEGTIKTWQHKGLKQLRGIMKDRGDWND, from the coding sequence ATGACGATGCCGGGCGTGGAGATGAAAAGGTTAACGGGTGCTGCATCCGGTGAGGAGTTACAGTTTTATGAAGCGGTGATGGAGCATAGCGATAAGCTGTATCAGATTGCCTACAGCTATCTTGGCAACAAGACCGATGCACTGGAGGCAGTGCAGGAGACAACCTGCCGGGCATGGATCAAGCGGAAGGCGCTCAAGGATCCTAGAGCTTTTAGAGCTTGGATCATCCGAATTCTGATCTATGTCTGTATTGATGAGCAGCGGAGAAGGAAACGAAGTGTTCCTACACCTGACGAGTTCATGCAGGAGCCTGTGACTGAAAATGACACCGGACGTATGGATATGCTCTCAGCACTCGAACAAGTAAAATCAAAATACCGGCACGTGCTGCTGCTCAAATACTACAATGACATGACGCTGGGGGACATCGCTGAATTGTTGAACAAGCCTGAAGGGACTATTAAGACCTGGCAGCATAAAGGGCTGAAGCAATTAAGAGGCATTATGAAGGATAGGGGGGATTGGAATGATTAA